A window of Methanolobus sediminis contains these coding sequences:
- the minD gene encoding cell division ATPase MinD has translation MTAIIFTIVSGKGGAGTSTAAINLGAALAGFAKRTLVIDADIGMPTIGLMLGLETSKATIHEVLAGSAELKDAIYDGPNNMHIIPGSISLQSFVNANVDIIGDIVESVKETYDYIILDSATGINKNSLLAISMADEIIQLVNPDLISLAGAMKIKAISDNMGKQFRGVILNRTGVTPNEISGEKIESTLGLKILASLPEDRHVKNSLAFKAPVLIKYPVSQVSVNFNRLGAEIAGIKASEEMLSKVPEKKKKARKFSLAKNKK, from the coding sequence ATGACAGCAATAATTTTCACAATCGTTTCTGGGAAGGGTGGTGCAGGCACAAGCACTGCTGCTATAAATCTTGGTGCCGCTCTGGCAGGGTTCGCAAAAAGAACTCTGGTTATCGATGCTGATATAGGAATGCCCACTATTGGGCTGATGTTAGGGCTTGAAACGTCAAAAGCGACTATTCATGAAGTGCTTGCGGGCAGCGCAGAACTTAAAGATGCTATATATGATGGACCTAACAATATGCATATTATTCCAGGAAGTATCTCACTTCAGAGTTTTGTTAATGCGAATGTAGATATCATAGGGGACATCGTGGAAAGTGTCAAAGAAACGTATGACTACATTATACTTGATTCGGCTACCGGGATCAATAAGAATTCACTACTGGCAATATCCATGGCAGATGAAATAATCCAGCTTGTAAATCCAGATCTAATATCACTTGCCGGTGCAATGAAGATCAAAGCTATTTCTGACAATATGGGCAAGCAGTTCAGAGGAGTGATACTAAACAGGACCGGCGTCACCCCTAACGAGATCAGTGGGGAAAAAATAGAAAGCACTCTTGGACTCAAGATATTGGCAAGCTTGCCTGAAGATAGACACGTGAAGAACTCGTTGGCATTCAAAGCTCCAGTGCTCATTAAATATCCGGTTTCTCAGGTAAGTGTGAACTTCAACCGTTTGGGTGCTGAAATTGCAGGCATCAAAGCTTCAGAAGAAATGCTTAGTAAAGTACCGGAAAAGAAAAAGAAAGCAAGAAAGTTCTCTCTTGCTAAAAATAAGAAATAG
- a CDS encoding DUF367 family protein, which produces MIQADEKDIKLFLYHAKQCDPKKCTGKKMAKFGLVNLSEKIERIPSRSILLDPMAEKALSPEDSTKKGITVLDCSWEEVERVFPKLLKMRLEHRALPYLVAANPVNFGRPFKLTSVEAFAAALYILGNKQQAEKIMSKFNWGHTFLELNHEPLEEYSQAKDSKDVLRIQSEYM; this is translated from the coding sequence ATGATACAAGCTGATGAAAAAGACATTAAACTCTTCCTTTATCACGCAAAACAGTGTGACCCAAAAAAGTGTACTGGCAAAAAAATGGCAAAATTCGGACTTGTGAATCTTTCAGAGAAGATCGAAAGAATTCCATCCCGTTCTATTTTGCTGGACCCGATGGCTGAAAAAGCTCTTTCACCTGAGGATAGCACCAAAAAAGGTATTACTGTTCTGGATTGCTCATGGGAGGAAGTTGAAAGAGTGTTCCCGAAGCTCCTTAAAATGAGGCTGGAACACCGTGCGTTGCCCTATCTTGTAGCTGCAAACCCCGTGAATTTCGGAAGGCCGTTCAAACTGACTTCAGTGGAAGCATTTGCCGCTGCACTTTACATCCTTGGGAACAAGCAGCAGGCAGAGAAAATAATGTCCAAGTTCAACTGGGGACACACTTTCCTGGAACTAAATCATGAACCACTTGAGGAGTATTCTCAGGCTAAGGACAGTAAAGATGTTTTGAGGATACAGAGTGAATATATGTGA
- a CDS encoding exodeoxyribonuclease III: protein MSRIRIISWNVNGIRAAHKKGFLDWFNEEKTDILCIQETKASREQLPADLLEIDGYYNYFASAEKKGYSGVALYTKKEPVDIKCGFGIEKFDSEGRTQIADFGDFVLFNIYFPNGKASDERLAYKMEFYDAFLEYANTLKSRGKKIIVCGDVNTAHREIDLARPKENETVSGFLPEERAWIDKLLDNGYVDTFRMFNEEPENYTWWSMRTKARERNVGWRIDYFFASDNAKDNIKDAFILPDVMGSDHCPIGIDVEF from the coding sequence ATGAGCAGGATCAGAATTATATCATGGAATGTAAATGGCATCAGGGCAGCTCATAAAAAAGGTTTTCTTGACTGGTTCAATGAAGAGAAAACTGATATACTCTGTATCCAGGAAACAAAAGCCAGCAGGGAACAACTCCCGGCAGACCTTCTTGAAATAGATGGTTATTACAATTACTTTGCCTCTGCTGAGAAAAAAGGCTACAGCGGCGTTGCACTTTACACCAAAAAAGAACCTGTTGACATAAAATGCGGTTTTGGAATTGAAAAGTTCGATAGTGAAGGGCGCACGCAGATCGCAGACTTCGGAGATTTTGTACTCTTTAATATATACTTCCCTAACGGCAAAGCATCTGATGAAAGACTTGCATACAAAATGGAATTCTATGATGCATTCCTTGAATATGCCAACACTCTAAAGTCAAGAGGTAAAAAGATAATCGTCTGCGGCGACGTTAACACTGCGCACAGGGAAATCGACCTTGCCCGTCCAAAAGAAAACGAAACGGTCTCAGGTTTCCTGCCTGAAGAACGCGCCTGGATAGATAAGCTGCTTGACAATGGGTATGTGGATACTTTCAGAATGTTCAACGAAGAACCTGAGAACTATACCTGGTGGAGCATGAGGACTAAAGCCAGAGAAAGAAACGTAGGCTGGAGAATCGATTACTTCTTTGCAAGTGATAATGCGAAAGATAACATCAAAGATGCATTCATACTACCTGATGTAATGGGTTCTGATCATTGTCCGATTGGCATTGATGTTGAGTTCTGA
- a CDS encoding type II secretion system F family protein has product MANPYFIFAYNLFGKYYEKKRVEFFGLRHNLLKNRLDLAFDVYMSAALLSSLLSALVALLGISFLFVIFGVPDVQPTRIMIPVWMTPYLQYKSIVLGVFFAIMFTVVVFAIVYKLFLVYPAIMAGDRKRRIDTMLPYAVNYMSAMSGAGVLPVDLFRSLANNDIYGEMAVECRYLVRDLEILGKDLVTAMKNLSVTTPSTALQDFMQGAITVVASGGQLEPYFEIKTEQYIMENRQNQKEFLETLGLLGETYVTAFVAGPLFLVVVISIMSIMGSAQMIFLYIIIYALIPIGSIMYVILISMMTPEA; this is encoded by the coding sequence ATGGCTAATCCGTATTTTATCTTTGCTTACAATCTTTTTGGAAAATACTATGAGAAAAAAAGGGTTGAATTTTTCGGCCTGCGTCATAATCTCCTGAAGAACAGGTTAGACTTGGCTTTTGATGTGTACATGTCCGCTGCACTCCTAAGTTCTCTCCTGTCCGCACTGGTAGCTTTACTTGGTATTTCTTTCCTTTTTGTGATATTTGGTGTTCCCGATGTACAACCAACCAGAATTATGATTCCTGTATGGATGACACCATATCTCCAATATAAGTCCATTGTGCTAGGTGTGTTTTTCGCAATAATGTTTACAGTTGTGGTGTTTGCGATCGTTTATAAGCTATTCCTTGTGTACCCGGCCATAATGGCAGGCGACAGGAAAAGAAGAATCGATACAATGCTCCCGTATGCTGTAAACTATATGTCAGCTATGTCAGGTGCAGGAGTTCTTCCGGTAGATCTTTTCAGATCACTTGCAAACAATGACATCTATGGGGAAATGGCAGTCGAATGCAGATATCTTGTACGTGACCTTGAAATCCTGGGTAAGGATCTTGTGACTGCTATGAAGAATCTTTCTGTGACAACACCATCAACAGCATTGCAGGATTTCATGCAGGGTGCTATCACGGTGGTAGCCTCTGGTGGACAACTTGAACCGTACTTCGAGATCAAGACTGAACAGTATATTATGGAGAACCGTCAGAACCAGAAGGAATTCCTGGAAACTCTTGGCCTTCTGGGAGAAACATATGTAACGGCTTTTGTTGCCGGTCCGCTTTTCCTTGTGGTTGTGATTTCTATTATGTCTATCATGGGAAGCGCACAAATGATTTTCCTGTACATCATAATCTATGCCCTTATCCCTATTGGCAGTATTATGTATGTCATTCTTATCAGTATGATGACTCCGGAGGCCTAA
- a CDS encoding type II/IV secretion system ATPase subunit — MSINNNPDDRTATTENADDIDTYLQTEIETSENEEILEGIKESNAKPESSLENTQNDILLDDSPIEGPVEDVIQEDSITDETDDAETEEIPIEEETIYRKTSLSGLSGHEIVADDVQEDETESLAVDEDDVISELADLILPDAEPVNIADLKSKIDDVNIPSFQDNIEVDRDSFWKDTILEIYKEEPIEEELFVEEEKGESILDRINKLLPSTKIELEPYNVVEHGPIVDLTIPEGSPYKEVELYEVNPLYAYVRIAYDPEAHEYQYQVIESVLTEKERELLETIKLKFIETLDVNLKEISRKNAEEFLRDNVGKYLQEFKIDISPRKRERIMYHIVRDYVGYGEIDVLMRDPNLEDISCDGPNTPVYIYHKEYNSIPTDIVFPSDNILDSFAIRIAQICGRHISIARPLLDATMPDGSRIQMTLGREITTRGTTFTIRRFKDNPITPANLIEYHTFSTAMMAYMWLAVESNKSLVFAGGTASGKTTAMNAVSLFILPEMKIVSIEDTRELNLSHPNWIPGVTRQAFTGDDKGSIEMYELLRASLRQRPEYILVGEVRGAEAYVLFQAMSTGHTTFSTMHADSVQSVVHRLENPPINVPRIMIQALDLVAIQVQVKVGDERVRRCKSLTEIVGVDPRTGELLTNDVFVWDAARDMFQYSGRSYIIESVMESRGWAEEKVRDELKRRQDILEWTREKKITHFKDFAKIVIGYNREPEMIMKLVRQELHG; from the coding sequence GTGAGTATAAACAATAATCCTGATGACCGGACAGCAACAACAGAGAATGCAGATGATATCGATACATATCTTCAAACAGAAATTGAAACATCTGAAAATGAAGAGATTCTAGAGGGAATCAAAGAATCTAATGCTAAACCCGAATCCTCTTTAGAGAATACACAAAATGACATCTTATTGGATGACAGTCCCATAGAAGGACCCGTAGAAGATGTAATCCAGGAAGACAGCATAACCGACGAAACGGATGATGCTGAAACTGAAGAGATTCCCATTGAAGAGGAAACAATTTACAGAAAAACAAGCCTATCAGGGTTATCCGGCCATGAAATTGTTGCAGATGATGTACAGGAAGATGAGACTGAATCTCTGGCTGTAGACGAGGATGATGTGATAAGTGAACTTGCAGACCTTATTCTTCCCGATGCAGAGCCAGTAAATATCGCTGATCTGAAAAGCAAGATTGATGACGTTAACATCCCCTCATTCCAAGATAATATAGAAGTAGATAGGGATTCGTTCTGGAAAGACACTATTTTGGAGATATATAAAGAAGAACCCATCGAAGAAGAACTGTTTGTAGAAGAGGAAAAAGGCGAGTCTATCCTTGACCGCATCAACAAACTATTACCATCAACGAAGATCGAACTGGAACCGTATAATGTTGTGGAGCACGGACCAATAGTAGACCTTACAATACCTGAGGGTAGCCCTTACAAAGAAGTCGAACTGTATGAAGTAAATCCACTCTATGCATATGTAAGAATTGCATATGATCCGGAAGCACATGAATATCAGTATCAAGTGATCGAATCTGTGCTAACTGAAAAAGAGCGGGAGCTGCTTGAAACTATCAAACTTAAATTCATTGAGACACTGGATGTAAATCTTAAGGAAATATCCCGTAAGAATGCAGAGGAATTCCTGAGAGATAATGTTGGTAAATATCTGCAGGAATTCAAGATAGATATCTCTCCAAGAAAACGTGAAAGAATAATGTACCACATTGTCCGTGACTATGTCGGGTACGGAGAGATCGATGTCCTCATGAGAGATCCAAACCTGGAAGATATTTCCTGTGACGGACCTAACACTCCGGTGTATATTTATCATAAAGAATACAACTCAATTCCAACTGACATTGTGTTCCCTTCCGATAATATTCTGGATTCTTTTGCCATACGGATAGCACAGATATGTGGCAGACACATATCCATTGCAAGGCCACTACTTGATGCTACGATGCCTGACGGTTCACGTATCCAGATGACCCTTGGACGTGAGATCACAACCCGTGGAACTACTTTTACCATCAGGAGATTCAAGGATAATCCGATCACTCCTGCCAACCTTATAGAGTATCACACATTCTCAACAGCCATGATGGCCTATATGTGGCTGGCTGTAGAATCGAATAAGAGCTTGGTGTTTGCAGGAGGGACCGCATCCGGTAAAACTACTGCTATGAATGCAGTCTCGCTTTTCATCCTGCCGGAAATGAAAATAGTTTCCATTGAGGATACAAGGGAACTGAACCTTTCACATCCAAACTGGATCCCTGGTGTTACCAGACAGGCATTTACCGGAGACGACAAAGGTTCTATCGAAATGTACGAACTCCTCAGGGCATCTCTCAGACAAAGACCAGAATACATCCTTGTGGGTGAGGTACGAGGTGCTGAAGCCTATGTACTGTTCCAGGCAATGTCTACAGGACACACTACATTCTCAACAATGCATGCCGATTCTGTACAGTCGGTCGTACACAGACTGGAAAATCCACCTATCAATGTTCCAAGGATTATGATACAGGCACTTGATCTTGTGGCAATCCAGGTGCAGGTAAAGGTTGGTGATGAGCGTGTCAGAAGATGCAAGAGTCTTACAGAGATAGTTGGTGTAGACCCAAGGACCGGTGAATTACTTACAAATGATGTCTTCGTATGGGACGCTGCACGCGACATGTTCCAGTATTCCGGACGTTCTTATATTATTGAGAGTGTTATGGAAAGCCGCGGATGGGCTGAAGAGAAGGTTCGTGACGAGCTTAAGCGTCGGCAGGACATACTTGAATGGACGCGGGAAAAGAAAATCACTCATTTCAAGGACTTTGCGAAGATCGTCATAGGATATAACCGTGAACCGGAAATGATAATGAAACTCGTAAGGCAGGAATTGCATGGCTAA
- a CDS encoding uracil phosphoribosyltransferase codes for MITNLESSSAAVKIISTQSRRADLTPVLLEGMHRKLGQLLSYEFVNTLDLEQVEINHVQGRKRGISVSSKEFTLILVMMRSGLYVAEGFREILDSHSRLEFISNKDDVLKICSKYNLSMTNIVIVDSVINTGKSISNVLEELPSYKSLTVVCQVMYSGFAESDLVQNSNVNFITCRISDNFYVGHGKTDTGNRLFGHIPDQVSNS; via the coding sequence ATGATCACAAACCTAGAAAGTAGCAGTGCCGCAGTAAAAATTATCTCTACACAGTCCCGACGTGCGGACCTAACTCCGGTACTTCTTGAAGGAATGCATCGTAAATTGGGGCAATTACTTAGCTATGAATTTGTAAATACTTTAGACCTTGAACAAGTAGAAATAAATCACGTGCAAGGTAGAAAAAGGGGCATTAGTGTTTCATCTAAAGAGTTCACTTTAATTTTAGTAATGATGAGATCAGGACTTTATGTCGCAGAGGGATTTCGAGAAATCCTTGATTCACACTCTAGGCTTGAATTCATTTCCAATAAAGATGATGTACTTAAAATCTGTTCAAAATATAACCTTTCAATGACAAACATTGTTATTGTTGATTCAGTAATAAACACAGGAAAATCAATATCCAATGTACTTGAGGAACTTCCATCTTACAAGAGTTTGACTGTAGTTTGCCAAGTAATGTATTCTGGTTTTGCGGAATCAGATCTTGTACAGAACTCAAATGTTAATTTTATAACTTGCCGAATATCAGATAACTTCTATGTAGGTCATGGTAAAACCGACACAGGTAACCGGCTTTTTGGTCACATTCCAGATCAGGTGTCAAATAGTTAA
- a CDS encoding radical SAM/SPASM domain-containing protein, with the protein MTNKAGCLSNQIERICISVNMQCNYACKYCYFFNRDGNTLSKSCLNEAEIYSILERCFDYHRNNKISKIIKVNFVGSGEPLINWKEISAAVATFWENHPEQDNISFYIVTNASLVTREIANEMKLLKITPSVSLDGPKEIHDSNRILRDGKGTFEITMKGISILQDTGFDVAINSTLSKKLEENLGLFFDFVIEHSFTKVIFDRMVDVPAEVDSISYNEFYIFLEKVDDYLEKHNIKNIEIGNLEAYSRNIAGVPDRVCTMFGGSCGAGTNFLIYMGTDVYPCGRMFGDDYWLLGTISDEIESISKNMLNKIPQRTDCSSCKVHNYCIRDCIFDYFNESYRCDSRKEFIANFSNK; encoded by the coding sequence ATGACCAATAAAGCTGGATGTTTGAGTAACCAGATTGAAAGAATTTGCATATCAGTTAACATGCAATGTAACTATGCATGCAAATATTGCTATTTTTTTAACAGGGATGGGAATACTCTTTCTAAATCATGCCTTAATGAAGCAGAAATATATTCTATACTTGAACGATGTTTTGATTATCATAGAAATAACAAAATTTCAAAGATAATAAAAGTCAATTTTGTAGGTAGTGGTGAGCCATTAATAAATTGGAAAGAAATTTCTGCAGCTGTCGCAACATTTTGGGAAAATCACCCAGAACAAGATAATATTTCATTTTATATAGTCACGAATGCCTCGCTAGTAACCCGGGAAATTGCTAACGAAATGAAATTACTAAAAATAACTCCAAGTGTCTCACTTGATGGTCCTAAAGAAATTCATGATTCAAACAGAATTTTACGTGATGGAAAAGGAACCTTTGAGATTACAATGAAAGGTATTTCAATTCTACAAGATACCGGATTTGATGTAGCTATTAATTCTACTCTATCCAAAAAATTAGAGGAGAATCTAGGATTATTCTTTGATTTTGTAATAGAGCACAGCTTCACGAAAGTCATATTTGACCGTATGGTTGATGTTCCTGCTGAAGTAGACTCGATATCATATAATGAGTTCTATATATTTTTAGAGAAAGTTGATGATTATTTAGAGAAACATAACATCAAGAATATTGAAATTGGCAATCTTGAAGCATATAGCAGAAACATTGCAGGCGTACCTGATAGAGTTTGTACAATGTTTGGTGGTAGTTGTGGAGCAGGTACGAACTTTTTGATTTACATGGGTACAGATGTTTATCCATGTGGAAGAATGTTTGGTGATGATTATTGGCTACTTGGAACGATTTCAGATGAAATAGAAAGTATTAGCAAAAATATGCTAAATAAAATACCACAAAGAACGGACTGCTCTTCGTGTAAAGTACATAATTACTGTATTCGAGATTGTATTTTTGACTACTTCAATGAGAGCTATAGGTGCGATAGCCGAAAAGAATTCATCGCTAATTTTTCAAATAAATAA
- a CDS encoding FumA C-terminus/TtdB family hydratase beta subunit has translation MEYRLNTPLKKEDVDKLKAGDIVYLSGTVYTARDEAHARILEMAEEKKELPFDLEGAVIYHCGPLMKGKDDDWEVVAAGPTTSARMSKMTPKLLDIHGVRAFVGKGGMDNVTGAMKGKSVYLAFTGGCAALAAMSIEKVNTVHWLDLGMPEAVWELKVKNFGPLVVGIDSHENDLFTDVRKKALEAYSKIE, from the coding sequence ATGGAATACAGGCTAAATACACCACTGAAAAAAGAAGATGTTGATAAACTGAAAGCAGGTGACATTGTTTATCTCAGCGGGACTGTTTACACTGCAAGGGATGAAGCCCATGCAAGGATTCTTGAAATGGCAGAGGAAAAGAAGGAACTTCCATTTGACCTTGAAGGTGCGGTAATCTACCATTGCGGTCCCCTCATGAAAGGAAAAGATGATGACTGGGAAGTTGTTGCAGCCGGACCAACTACCAGTGCAAGGATGTCTAAAATGACACCTAAACTCCTTGATATTCACGGCGTGCGTGCATTTGTGGGAAAAGGTGGCATGGATAACGTAACAGGAGCCATGAAAGGAAAGTCTGTCTATCTGGCATTTACGGGAGGATGTGCAGCCCTTGCAGCTATGAGCATTGAAAAAGTAAATACAGTTCACTGGCTTGATCTCGGGATGCCCGAAGCCGTATGGGAACTGAAAGTGAAGAATTTTGGTCCTCTGGTTGTGGGAATAGATTCTCACGAGAACGATCTTTTTACAGATGTAAGAAAAAAAGCACTGGAAGCTTATTCTAAAATAGAATAA
- a CDS encoding ankyrin repeat domain-containing protein, producing MKYLFDTNVLLKNPALLRDYSDSVVISPTVFDELDYRKRFPEHQENSQLSIKHINHYRIKILEKSNSNSKSSNDQKIVNEVLAYKIDQISIVSDDEGVHVLARNKNIRCISLAAFQKEMLDLTDVPNENDITFFKMVQEGKLKTATDYHTSHKINPNFIGEDNLTPLIHFVRKRDFEKVKYWSSLQSCDLDKYDKGKFPMPPFMHASQRGWLKGLRYLIEKGANPHLLSIGKNKGNSALLIAVWDGRYDIVEYLIENKNLKISINQVDGNGFTPMMKAAIKGQTKIAYYLAKHPGLDLLIRDRNSKSALDHAQENGHSEIEKIIKEYNHNDQ from the coding sequence ATGAAGTATTTATTTGACACAAATGTTCTTTTGAAAAACCCAGCATTGCTAAGAGATTACTCAGACAGTGTTGTAATCTCACCTACGGTTTTTGATGAACTTGACTATCGAAAACGTTTCCCTGAACATCAAGAAAACTCACAACTTTCGATAAAACACATTAATCATTATCGAATCAAAATTCTTGAAAAATCCAATTCTAATAGTAAATCGAGTAATGATCAAAAAATAGTAAACGAAGTTTTAGCATACAAAATAGATCAAATTTCGATTGTCTCAGATGATGAAGGAGTACATGTTCTTGCCAGGAATAAAAATATACGCTGTATTAGCTTAGCTGCATTCCAAAAAGAAATGCTTGATTTAACAGATGTTCCTAATGAAAATGATATTACTTTTTTTAAGATGGTACAAGAAGGAAAGCTGAAAACTGCTACCGATTATCATACAAGCCACAAAATAAATCCTAATTTTATTGGCGAGGATAACCTTACACCACTTATTCATTTTGTCAGAAAAAGGGATTTTGAAAAAGTAAAATATTGGTCATCATTACAAAGTTGTGACTTAGATAAATACGATAAGGGGAAATTCCCAATGCCGCCTTTTATGCATGCTTCTCAGAGAGGTTGGCTAAAAGGATTACGATATCTCATTGAAAAAGGAGCTAATCCACATCTTCTCTCCATTGGAAAGAATAAAGGAAATAGTGCGTTGCTTATTGCTGTTTGGGATGGACGTTATGATATCGTAGAATATCTAATTGAAAACAAGAATTTGAAAATAAGCATAAACCAAGTGGATGGAAACGGATTTACCCCTATGATGAAAGCTGCTATCAAAGGGCAGACAAAAATTGCTTATTATCTTGCAAAACACCCAGGTCTTGACCTGTTAATACGTGATCGAAATAGCAAATCAGCATTAGATCATGCTCAAGAAAATGGTCATTCAGAAATTGAGAAAATAATAAAGGAATACAATCACAATGACCAATAA
- a CDS encoding type II secretion system F family protein, giving the protein MKLADFLNLNTEDQDMLTEEELRELEDNLISSKMEKATKNVIIKEFMKDPLNTLYTYPEYSFAISVPTAMVFFAIGMIATWGTPIIDDVIIFSVLISITLPAFTFHKKYKRTDTIEEYLPTFLRDVSEMSRAGLTLPRAVNTVAKGEYGALTKEVQTMDASMSWGVSFEESLQTFAKRVPTPIIVRSVSLITQASKAGGRVVSVLEAAARDAREVKLLERERRGNMMVYVVISYMSFFVFLFVIGMLTSTFVPTMAEAGKAAQAAGAGSQFIGAFDPAKYTRLMMHTGVIQGFMSGLVAGQMGEGSVFQGLKHSIILTLIAWMVFTFVI; this is encoded by the coding sequence ATGAAATTAGCCGATTTTTTGAATCTCAACACAGAAGATCAGGACATGCTTACGGAAGAAGAATTAAGGGAGCTGGAAGACAACCTGATCAGTTCAAAAATGGAGAAAGCAACGAAGAATGTAATAATAAAGGAATTCATGAAGGATCCTTTAAATACACTATATACATATCCCGAATATTCATTTGCCATTAGCGTGCCTACTGCAATGGTCTTTTTTGCAATTGGCATGATAGCTACATGGGGCACTCCGATCATAGATGACGTGATAATCTTTTCAGTGCTTATTTCTATTACACTTCCTGCATTTACGTTCCATAAGAAATACAAGAGAACGGATACTATCGAAGAATATTTGCCTACTTTCCTAAGGGATGTTTCCGAAATGAGCAGGGCAGGACTTACTCTTCCAAGAGCAGTAAACACTGTTGCAAAAGGAGAATACGGGGCCCTTACAAAGGAAGTTCAGACCATGGATGCTTCAATGTCCTGGGGTGTTTCTTTTGAAGAATCACTACAGACCTTTGCAAAAAGAGTACCAACCCCTATTATAGTAAGATCTGTTTCACTTATCACACAGGCAAGCAAAGCTGGAGGCCGTGTTGTTTCTGTTCTTGAGGCCGCTGCCCGTGATGCAAGGGAAGTTAAACTGCTGGAACGTGAGAGACGTGGTAACATGATGGTATATGTGGTTATCAGTTACATGTCATTCTTTGTGTTCCTTTTTGTAATAGGAATGCTCACATCAACCTTCGTACCCACCATGGCAGAAGCCGGAAAGGCTGCACAGGCTGCCGGTGCTGGAAGTCAGTTTATTGGTGCATTTGATCCGGCAAAATACACACGCCTCATGATGCATACTGGTGTTATACAGGGATTTATGAGCGGACTGGTGGCCGGACAAATGGGAGAAGGTTCCGTATTCCAGGGCCTGAAACATTCAATAATCCTTACCCTGATAGCATGGATGGTATTCACTTTCGTGATCTAA
- a CDS encoding AAA family ATPase, whose translation MIIGLYGISGCGKTSLCKLIEKYTDLFRMIDGSVLMEEIIPGGISAFKKMSDTDKYKYREIVIREIESRHRDSSYHTIVTGHYSFLKTDGEYEIAWTEADGKVYDHIFCIKDSASEIKEQCINDSNRVRINHPVSKLEQWQNLECEKLEEKCRLKNIPFSLITSHEIDNRLIEFYEILSKYRIIKLCEELKPDSNKKYSIFDCDGTLFSGDSLDYLSDSEYMNKKKIRSIFEKNGDYCFKSFFEIAQYYSQVPFEIMQNFIDHASKTITLNPDMFDILRNQEYDRQLIWITSGFPEIWELIAHKYELEVTIVGGNNLLRSDFIVSNEEKELLVQTLVEQGAEVSAYGDSMVDAGMLKNAQQAFLVMGKKKRSMLNEYLSKHDNLSYIYLLQNDTYEVSE comes from the coding sequence ATGATTATAGGACTGTATGGAATATCCGGATGTGGGAAAACATCTCTTTGTAAGTTAATTGAAAAATATACAGATTTATTTAGAATGATTGATGGATCTGTTTTAATGGAAGAAATCATTCCAGGAGGAATTTCTGCATTTAAAAAGATGAGTGATACAGACAAATACAAATATAGAGAAATTGTGATTAGAGAAATTGAGTCCAGACACCGGGATTCTTCATATCATACAATTGTTACGGGTCATTATTCATTTCTCAAGACAGATGGAGAATATGAAATAGCATGGACAGAAGCTGATGGAAAAGTCTATGATCACATATTCTGCATCAAAGATTCAGCATCAGAAATAAAAGAACAATGCATAAATGATAGTAATAGAGTTCGTATTAATCATCCAGTTTCAAAATTAGAACAATGGCAGAATTTAGAATGTGAAAAACTCGAAGAAAAATGTAGGTTAAAAAATATACCATTTTCCTTGATCACATCGCATGAAATCGATAATAGACTAATTGAGTTTTATGAAATATTATCAAAATATAGAATCATCAAGTTATGCGAAGAACTAAAACCAGACAGCAATAAAAAATATTCAATATTTGATTGTGATGGCACTCTGTTTTCAGGTGATAGTCTCGATTATCTATCTGACTCAGAATATATGAATAAAAAGAAAATCCGTTCTATTTTTGAAAAAAATGGAGATTACTGCTTTAAGTCGTTCTTTGAAATCGCACAGTACTATTCCCAAGTCCCTTTTGAAATAATGCAGAATTTTATAGACCATGCTTCCAAGACAATTACACTGAATCCAGACATGTTTGACATTTTAAGAAATCAGGAGTATGATAGGCAACTCATATGGATTACTTCAGGGTTTCCTGAAATATGGGAACTAATAGCCCATAAATATGAATTAGAAGTAACAATCGTCGGTGGAAATAATCTATTAAGAAGTGACTTTATCGTCAGCAACGAAGAAAAAGAATTGTTAGTTCAAACATTAGTCGAACAGGGTGCAGAAGTATCTGCTTACGGAGATTCGATGGTAGATGCAGGAATGTTGAAAAATGCACAACAAGCATTTTTAGTAATGGGAAAAAAAAAGCGATCTATGCTTAATGAGTATTTATCAAAGCATGATAATTTATCATATATATACTTGTTGCAGAATGATACTTATGAGGTGAGTGAATGA